The proteins below are encoded in one region of Bacillus vallismortis:
- the xis gene encoding ICEBs1 excisionase: MKEFLTAKDIQNILGVKQAKSYEIIRVLNAEMKNDGYMVIQGKVNRAKFEERYCYKKQESKTG, translated from the coding sequence TTGAAAGAATTTTTAACTGCTAAGGATATTCAAAATATTCTAGGAGTTAAACAAGCAAAGTCATACGAGATCATTAGAGTTTTAAACGCTGAAATGAAGAATGATGGTTACATGGTTATTCAGGGCAAAGTGAATAGGGCTAAATTTGAAGAGCGCTATTGTTATAAAAAGCAGGAGAGCAAAACGGGGTGA
- a CDS encoding helix-turn-helix domain-containing protein: MTLGKRLREARIKTGLSQKEAAEKLGVTKSVLSNYERDYRDPDTKMLKQLSDIYNVSIDYLLDKNLSKDSDSKLDQAFNEVLQDLKNENTLHFMNDGEIDEETAELIKKALKNGIKFVDELKKKE, translated from the coding sequence ATGACTTTAGGCAAACGTTTAAGAGAAGCAAGAATTAAAACTGGATTATCTCAGAAAGAAGCAGCTGAAAAATTAGGAGTAACAAAATCAGTATTATCAAATTATGAGCGAGATTATAGAGACCCCGATACAAAAATGCTAAAACAATTAAGTGATATTTATAATGTCTCCATTGACTATTTATTGGACAAAAATCTTTCGAAAGACAGTGATTCTAAATTGGATCAGGCATTCAATGAGGTGTTGCAAGATCTCAAAAATGAAAATACCCTCCATTTCATGAATGATGGAGAAATCGATGAGGAAACAGCAGAACTAATAAAAAAGGCATTAAAGAATGGGATAAAATTTGTTGATGAACTTAAAAAGAAAGAGTGA
- a CDS encoding ImmA/IrrE family metallo-endopeptidase — MFNISVLYSHLGKVNGFLQYYEEEDHYLIHVNNSHKNKSYIIAHEIGHYFLHKNLNTFKLSNCSVILKDKLEQQANIFATELILTDKMLLDALPIIRDLTKENVASYFKVPLFVAEQKISQFKNTTDYILNLNSKVGAFG, encoded by the coding sequence ATATTTAATATCTCAGTGCTTTATAGTCATTTAGGTAAAGTAAATGGTTTTCTTCAGTATTACGAAGAAGAAGACCATTACCTCATTCATGTTAATAATTCTCATAAAAATAAGTCCTATATTATTGCACACGAAATTGGACATTACTTTTTGCATAAAAACCTAAACACCTTTAAATTGTCAAACTGTTCCGTCATATTGAAAGATAAATTGGAACAACAGGCAAACATATTTGCAACCGAGTTAATTCTAACAGATAAAATGCTGTTAGATGCCCTCCCCATCATAAGAGATCTCACCAAAGAAAATGTGGCATCTTATTTTAAGGTGCCTTTATTTGTTGCGGAACAAAAAATTTCTCAATTTAAAAATACAACGGATTACATATTAAATTTGAACAGCAAAGTCGGGGCATTTGGATAG
- a CDS encoding tyrosine-type recombinase/integrase, which produces MPIKKLKNGSYKVDISVGVDPVTGRRRRKTRMAKTKKEAEELYIALKHKYNSGLQPSQRNLSFNEVKDIYLENCKLHNKPNYYQIQLYTIDKHITPHFINSNIKKLTHTEIRLFQKQLIDTGLSNKTVNNIMIILKKLFDTAINEKIIDVNPCAGVPNLSIPKKQMKFWTPEQFKAFVKLIDENEEQLFKVFYTVAYFTGMRCGELLALTWNDIDNVRKEINVYKSLSFIKGEYKITPPKTKNSNRRISINTKLFEMLLAWKEKQQDILEKLQVSSSDNTFIFQYKERPANKDIFSRKIKTICNRGEVEPIRLHDLRHSHVALLIHQREDYITIKERLGHASIKTTIDVYGHLFPNKQKETADKLDELF; this is translated from the coding sequence ATGCCAATCAAAAAGCTGAAGAATGGATCATACAAAGTAGATATAAGCGTCGGTGTAGATCCAGTTACAGGAAGGCGCAGAAGAAAAACAAGAATGGCAAAAACAAAAAAAGAGGCAGAAGAATTGTATATTGCGCTCAAGCATAAATACAATTCTGGCTTACAACCAAGTCAAAGAAACTTAAGTTTTAACGAAGTGAAAGATATATACTTGGAAAATTGTAAACTTCACAACAAACCTAACTATTATCAGATTCAGTTATACACAATTGATAAACATATTACTCCTCACTTTATAAATAGTAATATCAAGAAGCTTACCCATACAGAAATAAGACTTTTCCAGAAACAATTGATTGATACAGGCTTATCTAACAAAACTGTTAACAACATAATGATCATATTAAAAAAGTTATTTGATACCGCAATTAATGAAAAAATTATTGATGTAAATCCATGCGCTGGAGTACCTAATCTTTCAATACCTAAAAAACAAATGAAATTTTGGACACCTGAGCAATTTAAAGCATTTGTAAAATTAATAGATGAAAATGAAGAGCAGCTTTTTAAAGTATTCTACACTGTTGCTTATTTCACGGGAATGAGATGTGGAGAACTACTCGCTTTGACTTGGAATGATATTGATAACGTAAGAAAAGAAATAAATGTGTATAAGTCACTATCATTTATTAAAGGTGAATATAAAATCACTCCACCAAAGACCAAAAACTCTAATAGACGGATCAGTATTAATACAAAATTATTTGAAATGTTACTGGCCTGGAAAGAAAAACAACAAGACATATTAGAAAAACTTCAAGTATCATCATCAGACAACACTTTTATTTTCCAGTACAAAGAGAGGCCAGCCAATAAAGACATCTTTAGCCGAAAAATCAAAACAATTTGTAATCGAGGAGAAGTAGAACCGATCCGCCTTCATGATCTGAGACATTCACATGTCGCATTGTTAATTCATCAAAGAGAAGATTACATCACAATAAAGGAACGACTAGGACATGCTTCAATCAAAACAACAATCGATGTTTATGGTCATCTCTTTCCTAATAAACAAAAAGAAACTGCTGATAAGCTGGATGAATTATTCTAA
- a CDS encoding SprT family protein gives MDNKELQKLTEDISDTYFNKPFRHQALFNDRLKTTGGRYLLTSHNIELNRKYLIEHGREELIGIIKHELCHYHLHLEGKGYKHRDRDFRALLQQVNAPRFCTPLKKKPENKKTYRYICTACGQQYIKKRAMNPDRYRCGKCRGKIKRIFS, from the coding sequence ATGGATAACAAAGAGCTTCAAAAGCTGACAGAGGATATTTCTGATACATATTTTAACAAGCCGTTCCGCCATCAGGCACTTTTTAATGACAGGCTGAAAACGACGGGCGGAAGGTACCTGTTAACCTCCCATAACATTGAATTAAACAGGAAATATTTAATTGAACACGGCAGGGAGGAACTGATCGGCATCATCAAGCACGAGCTCTGCCATTATCATCTTCACCTTGAAGGAAAAGGGTACAAGCACAGAGACAGAGATTTTCGAGCGCTGCTGCAGCAGGTCAACGCGCCTAGGTTCTGTACGCCTTTAAAGAAAAAACCAGAAAACAAAAAAACTTACAGGTATATCTGTACGGCGTGCGGCCAACAGTATATAAAGAAGCGTGCCATGAATCCTGACAGATACCGGTGCGGAAAATGCCGCGGAAAAATAAAAAGAATTTTTTCATGA
- the cmpA gene encoding cortex morphogenetic protein CmpA produces MPNWLKKQMQKAFLEKDNYQIKLLNQCWYFYRKKHCS; encoded by the coding sequence ATGCCAAATTGGCTTAAAAAACAGATGCAAAAAGCGTTCCTTGAAAAAGATAATTACCAAATTAAACTGCTGAATCAATGCTGGTATTTCTATAGGAAAAAACACTGCTCGTAA
- a CDS encoding Tex family protein — METSALLKQQIAKEIGLPQKHVESVIHLLEDGNTVPFIARYRKEQTGSMDEVQIQTISERWQYIQHLNQRKEEVIRLIAEQDKLTDDVKRKIEQSVKLQEVEDLYRPYKQKRKTKATVAKSKGLEPLADYILTLPQDDRLAETADQYISEEKEVFTREEAIEGAKHIIAEQISDEPSFRKWIRQETFKKGTIKSAAGKSADTDEKNVYEMYYEYEEPIAKVVPHRVLAMNRGEKEDILKVSIEPPADHIKAYLEKEIIKNRSTSVKEILQAAIEDSYKRLIQPAIEREIRKELSEKADEQAIHIFSENLRKLLLQPPMKGKTVLGVDPAFRTGCKLAVSDETGKVMKIDVIYPHAPVNKTKEAHEKVKAILEQHQVEMVAIGNGTASRETEQFIVNVLKDMPRNIYYVIVNEAGASVYSASELAREEFPELQVEERSAVSIARRLQDPLAELVKIDPKSVGVGQYQHDVSQKRLNESLRFVVETVVNQVGVNVNTASAALLQYVAGLSKSVAGNVVKKREEIGKFSNRKELKDIPRLGAKTYEQCIGFLRVQEGTEPLDRTGIHPESYKETKALLKKLGLSTEQIGTAELKDKINQLALSETAQELGIGEITLKDICEQLTRPERDPRDEVPKPLLKTDVLQLEDLKEGMELQGTVRNVVDFGAFVDIGVKQDGLVHISKLSNQFVKHPLDVVSVGDIVTVWVDGVDVQKGRVSLSMVK, encoded by the coding sequence ATGGAAACGTCAGCCCTTTTAAAACAGCAAATTGCGAAAGAAATCGGTTTACCACAAAAACATGTTGAGAGTGTCATCCACCTGCTTGAGGACGGCAACACAGTCCCGTTTATCGCTCGGTACCGAAAAGAGCAGACGGGTTCAATGGATGAGGTTCAGATTCAGACGATTTCTGAACGCTGGCAATACATACAACATTTGAATCAGCGAAAAGAAGAAGTCATCAGGCTCATTGCAGAGCAGGATAAACTGACAGATGACGTCAAGCGAAAAATTGAGCAATCGGTGAAGCTTCAGGAAGTGGAAGACCTGTACCGCCCGTATAAACAAAAACGCAAAACAAAAGCGACAGTCGCAAAAAGCAAAGGCCTCGAGCCGCTTGCCGACTATATCCTGACACTTCCGCAGGATGACCGTCTGGCAGAAACCGCAGACCAATACATCAGCGAAGAAAAAGAAGTGTTTACACGGGAAGAAGCGATAGAAGGCGCCAAGCACATTATTGCCGAACAAATCTCAGACGAGCCGAGTTTCAGAAAGTGGATTCGCCAGGAAACCTTTAAAAAAGGAACCATTAAGTCTGCAGCAGGAAAGTCGGCAGACACTGACGAGAAAAATGTGTATGAAATGTATTACGAGTATGAAGAGCCAATCGCAAAAGTCGTTCCGCACAGGGTGCTGGCGATGAACCGCGGCGAAAAAGAAGACATTTTAAAAGTGTCAATCGAACCGCCGGCGGATCATATTAAGGCTTACTTAGAAAAAGAGATCATCAAAAACCGCTCAACGTCCGTAAAAGAGATTTTGCAGGCGGCGATTGAAGACAGCTATAAAAGGCTGATCCAGCCGGCAATCGAACGTGAAATCAGGAAAGAGCTGTCAGAAAAAGCGGATGAACAGGCGATTCATATTTTCTCTGAAAACTTGAGAAAGCTTCTGCTTCAGCCGCCGATGAAAGGCAAAACCGTTCTCGGTGTTGATCCAGCCTTCCGAACCGGCTGTAAGCTCGCTGTCTCAGATGAGACCGGAAAAGTCATGAAAATTGATGTCATCTATCCGCACGCGCCAGTCAACAAAACAAAAGAAGCCCATGAGAAAGTGAAAGCGATTCTCGAGCAGCATCAAGTCGAGATGGTGGCGATCGGAAACGGCACGGCATCGAGAGAAACTGAGCAATTCATCGTCAATGTACTGAAGGACATGCCGCGGAACATTTATTACGTGATCGTCAATGAAGCGGGAGCAAGCGTATATTCGGCTTCTGAGCTTGCAAGAGAAGAATTCCCTGAGCTTCAGGTTGAAGAGCGCAGTGCCGTATCTATTGCGCGAAGACTGCAAGACCCGCTCGCAGAACTCGTCAAGATCGATCCCAAGTCTGTCGGTGTCGGACAGTATCAGCATGATGTCAGCCAAAAACGCTTAAATGAATCTCTGCGGTTCGTTGTGGAAACCGTCGTAAACCAAGTGGGAGTAAACGTCAACACAGCGTCCGCCGCGCTGCTTCAATATGTAGCCGGATTGTCAAAATCTGTCGCAGGCAACGTTGTCAAAAAACGTGAGGAAATCGGCAAGTTTTCGAACCGAAAAGAATTGAAGGACATCCCGCGACTCGGTGCGAAAACCTATGAACAATGCATCGGTTTCTTAAGAGTGCAGGAAGGGACAGAACCTTTAGACAGAACAGGCATCCACCCGGAAAGCTATAAAGAAACAAAAGCGCTATTGAAAAAGCTCGGCCTTTCAACAGAGCAAATCGGCACGGCGGAATTGAAGGATAAAATCAATCAGCTGGCGCTTTCTGAAACGGCACAAGAGCTGGGAATCGGAGAAATCACCCTGAAAGATATTTGTGAACAGCTGACAAGGCCGGAACGCGATCCGCGAGATGAGGTGCCTAAGCCTCTGCTGAAAACAGATGTCCTTCAGCTGGAAGATTTGAAAGAGGGTATGGAGCTGCAGGGCACCGTGCGCAATGTAGTGGACTTCGGAGCGTTTGTTGATATCGGAGTCAAACAAGACGGGCTTGTTCATATCTCAAAACTCAGCAATCAATTCGTCAAGCATCCTCTTGATGTCGTATCCGTCGGCGATATTGTGACGGTTTGGGTTGACGGCGTAGATGTACAAAAAGGCAGAGTATCGCTGTCTATGGTAAAATAA
- the rsbX gene encoding phosphoserine phosphatase RsbX, which yields MIQVEANEHIQTLVYQLNKEGKSICGDSFYMKADDNELICAVADGLGSGSLANESSAAIKDLVENYANEDVQSIIERCNQAMKHKRGATASILKINFEQRQFTYCSVGNVRFILHSPSGDSFYPLPISGYLSGKPQKYKTHTATYEKGSKFIIHTDGLNVPDIRSHLKKGQSVEDISNSLKMYTTSRKDDLTYILGQLS from the coding sequence ATGATCCAGGTTGAAGCAAACGAGCATATTCAAACTCTTGTATACCAACTGAATAAAGAAGGAAAATCGATTTGCGGCGACAGCTTTTATATGAAAGCTGATGATAACGAGTTAATTTGTGCGGTAGCGGACGGGCTTGGAAGCGGATCGCTTGCCAATGAATCTTCTGCAGCCATCAAAGACTTAGTGGAAAACTATGCGAATGAAGACGTACAAAGCATTATCGAACGCTGTAATCAGGCGATGAAGCACAAAAGAGGCGCAACAGCTTCTATCCTGAAAATCAATTTTGAACAAAGGCAGTTTACGTACTGCTCCGTCGGAAACGTACGTTTTATTCTGCATTCCCCGTCTGGTGACAGCTTTTATCCTCTGCCGATTTCAGGCTATTTATCAGGCAAGCCGCAAAAATACAAAACGCATACCGCCACCTATGAAAAGGGTTCAAAGTTCATTATACATACAGATGGACTCAACGTACCCGATATCCGCTCCCATTTGAAAAAAGGCCAATCGGTAGAAGACATATCGAATTCGCTGAAAATGTATACAACATCAAGAAAAGATGATCTAACCTATATTCTGGGACAGCTGTCCTAG
- the sigB gene encoding RNA polymerase sigma factor SigB: MTQPSKTTKLTKDEVDRLISEYQTNQDEQAQETLVRVYTNLVDMLAKKYSKGKSFHEDLRQVGMIGLLGAIKRYDPVVGKSFEAFAIPTIIGEIKRFLRDKTWSVHVPRRIKELGPRIKMAVDQLTTETQRSPKVEEIAEFLDVTEEEVLETMEMGKSYQALSVDHSIEADADGSTVTILDIVGSQEDGYERVNQQMMLQSVLHVLSDREKQIIDLTYIQNKSQKETGDILGISQMHVSRLQRKAVKKLREALTEDPSMELM, encoded by the coding sequence ATGACACAACCATCAAAAACTACGAAACTAACTAAAGATGAAGTCGATCGGCTCATAAGCGAATACCAAACAAATCAAGATGAACAGGCGCAAGAAACGCTTGTGCGGGTCTATACAAATCTAGTTGATATGCTTGCGAAAAAATATTCAAAAGGCAAAAGCTTCCACGAGGATCTCCGCCAGGTCGGCATGATCGGGCTGCTGGGTGCGATTAAGCGATACGATCCGGTGGTCGGCAAATCGTTTGAAGCTTTTGCGATTCCGACAATCATCGGTGAGATTAAACGGTTCCTCAGAGATAAGACGTGGAGCGTTCACGTGCCGAGACGAATCAAAGAACTGGGCCCAAGAATCAAAATGGCGGTGGATCAGCTGACGACTGAAACACAAAGGTCGCCGAAAGTAGAAGAGATTGCCGAATTTCTCGATGTTACAGAAGAAGAGGTTCTGGAAACAATGGAAATGGGCAAAAGCTATCAAGCCTTGTCCGTTGACCACAGCATTGAAGCGGATGCGGATGGAAGCACGGTCACAATTCTTGATATTGTCGGCTCACAGGAGGATGGATATGAGCGGGTCAACCAGCAAATGATGCTGCAAAGCGTGCTTCATGTCCTTTCAGACCGTGAAAAACAAATCATAGACCTTACGTATATTCAAAACAAAAGCCAAAAAGAAACTGGGGACATTCTCGGTATATCTCAAATGCACGTCTCGCGTCTGCAACGCAAAGCTGTGAAGAAGCTCAGAGAGGCCTTGACTGAAGATCCCTCGATGGAGTTAATGTAA
- the rsbW gene encoding anti-sigma B factor RsbW, with product MKNNADYIEMKVPAQPEYVGIIRLTLSGVASRMGYTYDEIEDLKIAVSEACTNAVQHAYKEDKNGEVSIRFGVFEDRLEVIVADEGDSFDFDQKQQDLGPYTPSHTVDQLSEGGLGLYLMETLMDEVRVQNHSGVTVAMTKYLNGERVDHDTTIKNYETN from the coding sequence ATGAAGAATAACGCTGATTACATCGAAATGAAAGTGCCGGCCCAGCCTGAATATGTAGGAATTATAAGGCTGACGCTGTCAGGCGTCGCGAGCAGAATGGGCTATACGTACGATGAAATTGAAGATTTGAAAATCGCAGTCAGTGAAGCGTGTACGAATGCGGTGCAGCATGCTTACAAAGAAGACAAAAATGGGGAAGTGTCAATACGATTCGGTGTGTTCGAAGACCGTTTAGAGGTCATTGTCGCGGATGAAGGAGACAGCTTTGATTTCGATCAAAAGCAGCAGGATCTAGGGCCGTACACACCTTCGCATACAGTTGATCAATTATCAGAAGGAGGGCTCGGTCTATATTTAATGGAAACGCTTATGGATGAAGTCAGAGTGCAAAACCACTCCGGCGTCACCGTAGCGATGACAAAGTATTTAAATGGGGAGCGAGTTGATCATGACACAACCATCAAAAACTACGAAACTAACTAA
- the rsbV gene encoding anti-sigma factor antagonist RsbV, with translation MNINVDVKQNENDIQVNIAGEIDVYSAPVLREKLVPLAEQGADLRICLKNVSYMDSTGLGVFVGIFKTVKKQGGSLKLENLSDRLIRLFEITGLKDIIDISAKSEGGVQ, from the coding sequence ATGAATATAAATGTTGATGTGAAACAAAACGAGAATGATATACAAGTAAACATTGCGGGAGAAATTGATGTATACTCAGCTCCAGTGCTCAGAGAGAAGCTCGTTCCTCTGGCAGAACAAGGCGCTGACTTAAGAATTTGCCTGAAAAATGTCAGCTACATGGACAGTACCGGACTCGGCGTCTTTGTAGGCATCTTTAAAACAGTGAAAAAACAAGGCGGGTCGCTGAAGCTTGAAAATCTTTCCGACCGGCTGATCCGTCTGTTTGAGATTACAGGCCTGAAGGACATTATTGATATTTCTGCAAAGTCAGAAGGTGGAGTGCAATGA
- the rsbU gene encoding phosphoserine phosphatase RsbU → MDFREVIEQRYHQLLSRYIAELTETSLYQAQKFSRKTIEHQIPPEEIISIHRKVLKELYPKLPEDVFHSLDFLIEVMIGYGMAYQEHQTLRGIQQEIKSEIEIAANVQQTLLGTKIPQEEALDIGAISVPAKQMSGDYYHFVKDKESINIAIADVIGKGIPAALCMSMIKYAMDSLPETGIHPSQVLKNLNRVVEQNVDASMFITMLYANYNMDKHQFTYASAGHEPGFYYSQKDNTFYDLEAKGLVLGISQDYDYKQFDQHLDKGDMIVLFSDGVTECRTENGFLERPDLQKLIEEHMCSSAQDMVKNIYDHLLKLQDFQLHDDFTLIVLRRKV, encoded by the coding sequence GTGGATTTTAGGGAGGTTATTGAGCAGCGCTATCATCAGCTGCTTAGTCGATATATAGCCGAATTAACAGAAACATCTTTATATCAAGCCCAAAAATTCAGCCGAAAAACAATCGAGCATCAAATTCCTCCGGAAGAAATCATCAGCATTCACCGAAAAGTGCTGAAGGAGCTGTATCCAAAACTCCCGGAAGATGTTTTTCATTCGCTGGATTTTTTAATAGAAGTCATGATTGGATATGGAATGGCTTATCAGGAGCATCAAACCCTCAGAGGGATACAGCAGGAAATCAAATCGGAAATTGAAATCGCCGCAAATGTTCAGCAAACGCTGCTCGGGACAAAGATTCCGCAGGAAGAAGCGCTGGATATCGGTGCCATCAGTGTGCCCGCTAAACAGATGAGCGGTGATTACTACCACTTTGTCAAAGACAAGGAATCCATAAATATTGCAATCGCGGACGTGATCGGAAAAGGCATTCCGGCGGCTCTTTGTATGTCCATGATCAAATACGCGATGGACTCTCTGCCGGAAACGGGCATACACCCTTCTCAGGTGCTGAAAAATTTGAATCGGGTTGTTGAACAAAATGTGGATGCCAGTATGTTTATTACGATGCTTTATGCAAATTACAATATGGATAAGCATCAATTTACATATGCTTCTGCGGGACATGAACCAGGATTCTATTATTCCCAAAAAGACAACACGTTTTACGATTTAGAGGCCAAAGGGCTCGTTCTCGGCATCTCGCAGGATTATGATTACAAGCAATTCGATCAGCATCTTGATAAGGGAGATATGATTGTCTTATTTTCTGACGGCGTCACAGAATGCAGAACGGAAAACGGTTTCTTGGAGCGTCCTGATCTGCAGAAGCTCATTGAGGAACATATGTGTTCCTCCGCGCAGGATATGGTCAAAAACATTTATGACCACCTCCTCAAATTGCAGGATTTTCAGCTGCACGATGATTTTACGTTAATTGTTTTGAGAAGAAAGGTTTAG
- the rsbT gene encoding serine/threonine-protein kinase RsbT, producing the protein MNDQSCVKIMTEWDIVAARQLGRNVAKELGFGTVDQARITTAISELARNIYLYAGKGQIGIEQVADRGKKGLKIIAEDQGPGIPDIRKVMEDGFSTSGGLGAGLPGVKRLMDEFSLNSVSGEGTEIQAIKWLR; encoded by the coding sequence ATGAACGACCAATCCTGTGTGAAAATCATGACAGAATGGGATATCGTGGCCGCCAGACAACTGGGACGAAACGTTGCAAAAGAACTGGGTTTCGGCACGGTAGACCAGGCTAGAATTACAACGGCTATTTCAGAATTAGCCAGGAACATTTATTTATATGCCGGCAAAGGCCAGATTGGCATTGAACAGGTCGCTGACAGAGGAAAAAAGGGCCTGAAAATCATAGCGGAAGACCAAGGGCCGGGAATTCCTGATATCCGTAAAGTCATGGAAGACGGGTTTTCAACGTCTGGCGGACTCGGAGCGGGACTTCCCGGTGTCAAAAGGCTGATGGATGAATTCAGTTTAAATTCCGTATCGGGGGAAGGAACAGAGATACAAGCCATTAAATGGCTTCGGTAG
- the rsbS gene encoding RsbT antagonist protein RsbS, producing MRHPKIPILKLYNCLLVSIQWELDDQTALTFQEDLLNKIYETGANGVVIDLTSVDMIDSFIAKVLGDVITMSKLMGAKVVLTGIQPAVAVTLIELGIALEEIETALDLEQGLETLKRELGE from the coding sequence TTGAGACATCCGAAAATCCCGATCTTGAAACTGTATAATTGCTTATTAGTGTCCATTCAATGGGAACTGGATGACCAAACCGCATTAACCTTTCAAGAAGATTTGTTAAATAAAATATACGAAACAGGTGCCAACGGGGTCGTAATTGACCTGACATCTGTGGACATGATTGATTCATTTATCGCCAAAGTGCTGGGCGACGTCATCACAATGTCTAAGCTAATGGGGGCCAAAGTTGTTTTGACCGGCATTCAGCCTGCTGTGGCAGTGACGCTGATTGAACTTGGCATCGCGCTAGAGGAAATCGAAACAGCGCTCGATTTAGAGCAGGGGCTTGAGACATTGAAGCGGGAATTGGGGGAATAG
- the rsbRA gene encoding RsbT co-antagonist protein RsbRA, translating into MMSNQTVYQFIAENQNELLQLWTDTLKELSEQESYQLTDQVYENISKDYIDILLLSVKDDSAAESQISELALRAVQIGLSLKFLATALAEFWKRLYTKMNDKRLPDQESTELIWQIDRFFSPINTEIFNQYSISWEKTVSLQKIALQELSAPLIPVFENITVMPLVGTIDTERAKRIMENLLNGVVKHRSQVVLIDITGVPVVDTMVAHHIIQASEAVRLVGAKCLLAGIRPEIAQTIVNLGIDLSQVITKNTLQKGIQTALEMTDRKIVSLGE; encoded by the coding sequence TTGATGTCGAATCAGACTGTATACCAGTTCATTGCCGAAAATCAAAATGAACTGCTCCAACTGTGGACTGACACACTAAAGGAATTAAGCGAACAAGAGTCATATCAGCTGACTGACCAAGTGTATGAAAATATATCTAAAGACTATATCGACATTCTTTTGCTGTCTGTTAAGGACGACAGCGCTGCTGAAAGCCAAATCAGCGAACTGGCACTGAGAGCCGTCCAAATTGGACTTTCTCTGAAGTTTTTGGCTACGGCGCTTGCTGAATTCTGGAAGCGTCTCTACACGAAGATGAACGATAAGAGATTGCCAGATCAAGAGAGTACGGAATTAATCTGGCAGATTGACCGCTTTTTCAGCCCGATTAATACAGAAATTTTCAACCAATACTCAATCTCGTGGGAAAAAACAGTATCCTTGCAAAAAATCGCGCTGCAGGAGCTTTCTGCGCCGCTCATCCCGGTGTTTGAAAATATCACCGTAATGCCGCTTGTCGGAACGATTGATACCGAACGTGCTAAGCGAATTATGGAAAATCTTCTTAACGGCGTCGTTAAACATCGCTCACAAGTCGTGCTGATTGATATTACAGGTGTTCCTGTCGTTGACACGATGGTTGCCCATCATATTATTCAGGCGTCTGAAGCGGTAAGGCTTGTCGGTGCGAAATGCCTGCTCGCCGGCATCCGTCCGGAAATTGCTCAGACCATCGTCAACCTGGGCATTGATTTATCCCAAGTTATTACTAAGAATACCCTGCAAAAAGGAATTCAAACAGCATTGGAAATGACGGATCGAAAAATCGTTTCATTGGGGGAATAA
- the ndoA gene encoding type II toxin-antitoxin system endoribonuclease NdoA, translated as MIVKRGDVYFADLSPVVGSEQGGVRPVLVIQNDIGNRFSPTAIVAAITAQIQKAKLPTHVEIDAKRYGFERDSVILLEQIRTIDKQRLTDKITHLDDEMMDKVDEALQISLALIDF; from the coding sequence TTGATTGTGAAACGCGGCGATGTTTATTTTGCTGATTTATCTCCTGTTGTTGGCTCAGAGCAAGGCGGGGTGCGCCCGGTTTTAGTGATCCAAAATGACATCGGAAATCGCTTCAGCCCAACTGCTATTGTTGCAGCCATAACAGCACAAATACAGAAAGCGAAATTACCAACCCACGTCGAAATCGATGCAAAACGCTACGGTTTTGAAAGAGATTCCGTTATTTTGCTGGAGCAAATTCGGACGATTGACAAGCAAAGATTAACGGATAAGATTACTCATCTGGATGATGAAATGATGGATAAGGTTGATGAAGCCTTACAAATCAGTTTGGCACTCATTGATTTTTAG